DNA sequence from the Actinomycetes bacterium genome:
CGTCGCAGCGGCCAGGCTGGAGCTGTAACCCTCGTCGCACACAACGATCACTCGCAGGTCGGTCGACGTCATCTCCGCGACACGGTGAGGGCTGCTGGGATCCAACCGCCACTCCAGAACGTTCCGGTCGATGACCAACGCATCGGTCAGCGCCCCGTCGCGTTGCCGCTGCTCGACAGGGCGGACGTCGACGACGAGAGCACCCGCGGCGACCTCCGCCGACAGGTCCGCCGGCTGGACCCGATCCAGCCCGTCACGAGCACCGGCGAGCATCACATCGATCGCGCTGGAAGACTCCATCACCACACCTCAGACGCAAGGTAGGCCCGCTGAGCGTCGACGTCACCCCCGCACGGCAGAACCGCCCATCCCGCCCCCATTGCCACGGCCACCCCATCGTGGCTCGGGTCCTCCTGACCATCTGCCAGCTCGCAGGCCTGCCCCTTCTCTCATACACGGTCCTCCACGCCCGGCACCGCCGCCTCGAAGGTGGTCAGCGCCCGTGGTCGGCACTGGTCAACCGGCCGGATCGGCCTCCGCGCTGGACTCAACTCGGCGGTGCATAGGGACGGTTCCGTTCGGTATCTCGCGACGTTCACGAGGTGTAGTCGCGGTATCATGACACCATGAGCAAGCCAATGACCGTGCGTCTGTCCGAGGAGCAGCAGGCTGACCTGGCTGCCGTCGCCCGCGTGGACGGCACGTCCATCGCCGACGCCGTCCGCACCGCGGTCGACGAGCACATCGCCGCTCGCCGCAAGGACCTGGCGTTCCGTGAGCGGCTCCAGAACATCATCGACCGCGACAAGGAACTGCTCGAGCGCCTCGCCCAGTGATCGACTATCTGGACCTGGTCGACTACCTGCTCATCGCCGAGGCCGTGACCGGGATCCCGGCCGAGACCTTGGCGAAGCTTCCGAGGATCGACCTCGCCGACTCCGCGCTGCACGCACCGCGCGCCGAGTTCGGCGGGGTCGAGTTCTACCCCGACTTCGCGGTGAAGGCGGCTGTCCTGTGCGCGAGGCTTCTCCGCAATCATCCGCTGCCGGACGG
Encoded proteins:
- a CDS encoding Fic family protein, yielding MIDYLDLVDYLLIAEAVTGIPAETLAKLPRIDLADSALHAPRAEFGGVEFYPDFAVKAAVLCARLLRNHPLPDGNKRAAWVSLQEFIARNGYSWSAPPSTMPRPWFWRWRAAR
- a CDS encoding rhodanese-like domain-containing protein, whose product is MESSSAIDVMLAGARDGLDRVQPADLSAEVAAGALVVDVRPVEQRQRDGALTDALVIDRNVLEWRLDPSSPHRVAEMTSTDLRVIVVCDEGYSSSLAAATLRQLGLHRATDLVGGFQSLLAHRLGTDPGNGVTGSAAPIG